The Mycolicibacterium aurum genome segment TTCATCACCTTGCCGGTCGCGTTCAACGGCAACTCGTCGAGGAACTCTACATACCGCGGCACCTTGAAACCGGCCATTCGGCTTCGACACCAGGCGATCACGATGTCGGCGTTCAGCGGCTCACCAGGATCGATTGCGGGCGCCTTCGCGACGACGAACGCCTTGCCGACCTGTCCCAGGCGCTCGTCGGGCACGCCGATGACCGCGGCCTGGGCGATGGCGGGGTGCTCAAGCAGGAAGCCCTCGATCTCGGCCGGGTAGGCGTTGAATCCCCCGACGATGAACATGTCCTTCTTTCGGCCGACGATCCTGAGCCGGCCCGCGGCGTCGACGGTGCCGAGGTCACCGGTGTGCAGCCAGCCCTGCGGGTCGATCGCCTCCGCGGTCGCCACCGGGTCTTCGAGATAGCCCTGCATCACCGTGTAACCCCGCACCAGGACCTCGCCGTCGTCGGCGATGCGCATCTCCACGCCGTCGCAGGCCACACCGGCTGTGGTCGCGATGTCCTCGAACGTGTCTCCGGGCCGGGACAGCGTCACGGTGCCCGCTTCGGTGAGGCCGTAGCCGGTGGCCAGAGTCCGGAAAGGCAGCTCTTCGTGCACCCGCCGGATCAGCTCGACCGGGATGTCCGCTGCCCCGGTCACACCGGCGCGCAGCGTGGACAACCTCGACTTGTCCTTCACGGCCAGCAGCGAGTGGTACAGGGTCGGCGGCCCCGGCAGCATCGTGATCCGTTCTTGGGCAATGAGTTCCACGACACGGTCCACATCGAACACCGGCACGGGCACCATGGTCGCCCCGCGGATGAACGACGCGATGATTCCGGCCTTGTAGCCGAACGTGTGGAAGTACGGGTTGACCATGAGGTAACGGTCGCCCTCGCGCAGATCTGCGAGGTCGCACCATTCCTCGTACAACCGCAGGTTCTGTCGATGGTTCATCATCACGCCTTTGGGGCGTCCCGTCGTGCCCGAGGTGAAGATGATGTCGGAGATGTCGCCACCCTCGACGGGACGGCTGAACGGCCTTCCCGTGGAGAGGAAGTCGGACTTCAGGTCGATGACGGGCACATCGCCCGGAGCCTCGTACTCGACGCCCAGGAAACCCTGCTCGACCAGTACCGCCTTGGCGCCGCTCCGGGCGATGATGTCACCGGCCTCCTCGGCCTTGAAGCGGGTGTTGACGGGTACGAGCACTCCACCGGCGGTGATGAGCCCGAACGCGGCGATGATCCACTCGGCACTGTTGGGCGCCCAGACAGCGGCCCGGTCACCCTTGGCGATCCCGAAGTCAGCGAATGCCCCTGCTGCGCAACTGATCCGATTGACCAGCTGATCGAAGGTCAAGCGCAGCGGACCGTCGACGACTGCTTCCGCATCGCCGAACCGGTCCGCCGCGCTGGCGACCAACTCCGGGAGGGTCTCCCAACGGCGTCGGTACGTCACGTCGTGACGAGGCGCCCCAGATTGCCACCCATGATCTTGGCCTGGTCCTCGACCGAGAGGTGCTCGAGCGCCGTGACGTAGTGGGTCGGCTCGGCCAACCCCTCCGGATGCGGCCAGTCGGAACCGTAGAGAACCTGGTCGACACCGATCAGGTTGATCAGGTCGTCGATGCCCTCCTCGTAGAACGGGCTGACATAGATGCGGTTCTTGATCTCTTCCATCGGGTTGCCCGCGAAGGCTTCTGGTGCCTTCTTGTAGACCTCGGCCATGGAGTCCAGCAGCGGGAACATCCACTTCGAGCCGGCTTCGACGATGCCGACCTTGAGCTTGGGGAAACGGAACAGCGCCCCGTGGATCACCCATGAGGCCACCGCGTCCTGAATCGGCCGCCACTCGTTGAGAATCGACATCGCGTTCGTCTGGAACGGCAGCATCTCCTGCTGGGCGCCGTCCCACTCGGAGGTGTACCGGGAGTAGCCGCTGTCGCTGGAGTGCATTCCGACGAAGATGTCGTACTCGACGCACCGCTCCCAGAACGGGTCGAACTCGGGCAGCGCGAACGACCGCGGGCCGCGGAAACCGGGCACCGGTGCGGGCCGGATCAGGATGGCCCGCGCACCGCGCTTGACTGCCCACTCCAGCTCCTCGATGGCCTTCTCGACGATCGGAAGCGTGATCACCGGCGTGGTGAAGATCCGGTTCTGGTAGTTGAAACCCCAGACCTCGTGCAGCCATTCGTTGAGCGCGTGCACGATGACGTGGATCGCGACCGGGTCATCGGACAGGCGCTCCTCGATCAGGCTGGCCAACGTCGGGAACATCAGCGATCGATCCAGCCCGAGCTCGTTCATCTTCTCGATGCGCGGGGCAGGCTCGAAGAACGCCGGGATGGCCTTCATCGGCTCGCCGAACAGCTCACGCTTGCTCTTGCCGTCGGGGTTGCCGAACTTGAAATACTCCTCCCACGCGCCAGGCTTGGCGACCACGGAGAACGTCGGGTTCGGGATGTAGTTGCTGATCTGGCCCTTGAGCGCGATCTTCGTCCGCCCGTTGACCTCGACGTACTGGACGACGTCCTTGTACTCCTTGGGCAGATACTTCGTCATCGCCTCGGGCGGCTCGTACAGATGGTTGTCCGCATCGAACAGCGGAAACGGTATGTCGACGCGGTGCGACAGTTGTCCCATGAAAGACTCCTTTTCCTATCGGGAGAATCGTATTCTCATTCTGTGTGGGCCGCAACGGCCTATCGGACCTCCGTCGCGACGTCGGGTCGGAACCGGCTCGCCACGGACTGCCGGACCAGGAATTTCTGGACCTTGCCGCTGGCGGTCCTGGGGTAGTCCTGCCCCTCGGGGACCCGGTGCAGTTCCTCGGGCCACTTCTGTCTCGCCACCCCGCTCTGCGTGAAGTGGACCCGGACGTCGGCGAGGCTCGGCATCCGCCGCCCCTCACGGATCCGCAGGACGGCAGCGGCGCGCTCCCCCAGCCGGGGGTCAGGCACGGCCACCACCACGGCTTCGGCCACCTCCGACATGCCCATCAGCACCTCCTCGACCTCCAAGGCGCTGATGTTCTCCCCGCCCCTGATGATCACGTCGGCCTTGCGGTCGGTGATGGTCAGGTAGCCGTCCTCGTCGAGCACCCCGATGTCGCCGGTGTGATACCAGCCGTCCTCGTCGAATGCGCGTGAGGTCAGTTCGTCGTCGGTGTAGCCGAGACACAGGTCGGGACCCCGGCTGAAGATCTCGCCGTCGGGTCCGAACCTGATCTCGACACCGGGCCGGGCGTCGCCGTCGGTGAACAGTCGCTTCTCCGCCGGCGCGGACGGCCGCGAGCCGGTGATCGACGGATGCTCGGTGCTGCCGTACGAGCGGAAGACGAACATCCCCAGGTCGGTCAGTCGCTGGGTGACGGTGGCGGAGACCGTCGAACCGCCGAGACCGACGGTGGTGAAGTGGCGCAGGTGCTCGGGCCTGCAGTCGGGATGATCCAGCAGACTGGTCACGAAATACGGCGGACCACCGCCGATGGACAGGCCATCGCTTTCGATCAGCTGCAACACCCGGCCGGGATCCCACACATCGCACAGGTCGATGGGCGCACCTTCGAGAACCGGGATCAGGAACGCGCCGAGCATGCCGATGAAATGGCCGACGGGTGTCGCCGTCAGCTGACGGCCCCGGTCGGGCGGGTAGTTCTCCAGCAGCTGACGGGTTTCGCAGCACAGGGTCTGGTGGCTGTGGACCACACCCTTGGGGTCGCGCGTGGTTCCCGAGGTGAACGCGATCAGCGCGGGGCCCGCTGGATCTGCGGCCACGGTGCCGTCCAGCGGCTCGTCGGCGAGAAGGTCCTCGAACGAGGGGCTGTCCACCAGCGCGACGATCGGGATCTCTGCACAGAGATCCGGCTGAAACCGCATCCGCCCGAACTCCGGCGCCGTCACGAACACGCGCGGCTTGGCGGTCGCGATGATGTGCGCGAGTTCTTTGCGGCCGTAGAAGTGGACGATCGGAACGGTGACCGCACCCAGGAACGCCGAGGCCCAGAAGGTCACGGCCGCTTCTCGCCAGTTGGGCAGCTGCATCGCCACGACGTCGCCGGAGCCCACGCCCCGCGCGCGCAGGCCGGCCGCCAAGCGCCGCGCGTCGCGCGCGACCTCGCCGAAGGTGCCCGAGTAGGGACGCACCTCCGAGTGCACGTGAAAGCCGGCATCGGCGTGGTCTGCGAGGCCGCGGGCGAGAAGTTCACCCAGGGTTTCCCGGGTCCAATACCCTTCCTGCTCGTAGCGCTTGACCAGCTCAGCAGGAATCTGCCGCATGGCTGTGGGCCACCTTCCGTCAGCCGGGACACGCGAACGCGATGCTATTCTCCGCCAGCGAGAATGCCAATACCGTAGAGGGAGAATGCCCGATGGTCGATCTCGACATCGCCGATGGTCTGGCGATCATCACCATCGACCGCCCGCACGCGCGCAATGCGATCTCGCTGGACACCATGGACCAGCTCGACGCAGCCCTCGACAGCGCCGAAGGGGCGCAGGCGCTTGCGCTCACCGGCGCAGGCGAGAAGGCATTCGTCTCCGGCGGCGACCTGAAGGAACTCAGCGCACTGCGTACCGAGGAGCAGGCTGCGGGAATGGCGCTGCGCATGCGATCGATCTGCGACCGCATCGCCGGCTTCCCCGCGCCGGTCGTGGCGGCGCTCAACGGCCACGCGCTCGGCGGCGGAGCCGAGTTCGCCGTCGCCGCGGATATCCGCCTGGCGGCCGATGACATCAAGATCGGGTTCAACCAGGTCGCGCTGGCGATCATGCCGGCCTGGGGCGGCGCCGAGCGGCTCGTCGACCTGGTCGGCTACAGCAGGGCGCTGCTGCTGGCCGGCACCGGGCGGATTCTGACCGCCCCAGATGCCGAGCGGATCGGACTCATCGATCAGGTGATTCCCCGCGCCTCCTTCGACGAGCAGTGGCGCCTCGTCGCACGGTCGCTGGCCACCGCGCCCGCCCGTGAGGTCAAGCGCGTGATGCGCGGCGTACCCACCACCGACGCCGTCGCAGCCTTCGCCCGGCTGTGGGTATCCGACGAACACTGGGCCGCGGCGGACAGGGTGTTGAAGAAGAGTCCGTAGGCGTTCCGCACCGGCCGCGTCCGCCCCCCGTTGGCCGGCTTCAGGCGACGTGTTCTCTCTAGACGAGAACGCCATTTCCGATTATGGTCAATCCGTGCCGACCACGCAGCGGGCGCTG includes the following:
- a CDS encoding amidohydrolase family protein codes for the protein MGQLSHRVDIPFPLFDADNHLYEPPEAMTKYLPKEYKDVVQYVEVNGRTKIALKGQISNYIPNPTFSVVAKPGAWEEYFKFGNPDGKSKRELFGEPMKAIPAFFEPAPRIEKMNELGLDRSLMFPTLASLIEERLSDDPVAIHVIVHALNEWLHEVWGFNYQNRIFTTPVITLPIVEKAIEELEWAVKRGARAILIRPAPVPGFRGPRSFALPEFDPFWERCVEYDIFVGMHSSDSGYSRYTSEWDGAQQEMLPFQTNAMSILNEWRPIQDAVASWVIHGALFRFPKLKVGIVEAGSKWMFPLLDSMAEVYKKAPEAFAGNPMEEIKNRIYVSPFYEEGIDDLINLIGVDQVLYGSDWPHPEGLAEPTHYVTALEHLSVEDQAKIMGGNLGRLVTT
- a CDS encoding AMP-binding protein; translation: MRQIPAELVKRYEQEGYWTRETLGELLARGLADHADAGFHVHSEVRPYSGTFGEVARDARRLAAGLRARGVGSGDVVAMQLPNWREAAVTFWASAFLGAVTVPIVHFYGRKELAHIIATAKPRVFVTAPEFGRMRFQPDLCAEIPIVALVDSPSFEDLLADEPLDGTVAADPAGPALIAFTSGTTRDPKGVVHSHQTLCCETRQLLENYPPDRGRQLTATPVGHFIGMLGAFLIPVLEGAPIDLCDVWDPGRVLQLIESDGLSIGGGPPYFVTSLLDHPDCRPEHLRHFTTVGLGGSTVSATVTQRLTDLGMFVFRSYGSTEHPSITGSRPSAPAEKRLFTDGDARPGVEIRFGPDGEIFSRGPDLCLGYTDDELTSRAFDEDGWYHTGDIGVLDEDGYLTITDRKADVIIRGGENISALEVEEVLMGMSEVAEAVVVAVPDPRLGERAAAVLRIREGRRMPSLADVRVHFTQSGVARQKWPEELHRVPEGQDYPRTASGKVQKFLVRQSVASRFRPDVATEVR
- a CDS encoding FadD3 family acyl-CoA ligase, whose translation is MTYRRRWETLPELVASAADRFGDAEAVVDGPLRLTFDQLVNRISCAAGAFADFGIAKGDRAAVWAPNSAEWIIAAFGLITAGGVLVPVNTRFKAEEAGDIIARSGAKAVLVEQGFLGVEYEAPGDVPVIDLKSDFLSTGRPFSRPVEGGDISDIIFTSGTTGRPKGVMMNHRQNLRLYEEWCDLADLREGDRYLMVNPYFHTFGYKAGIIASFIRGATMVPVPVFDVDRVVELIAQERITMLPGPPTLYHSLLAVKDKSRLSTLRAGVTGAADIPVELIRRVHEELPFRTLATGYGLTEAGTVTLSRPGDTFEDIATTAGVACDGVEMRIADDGEVLVRGYTVMQGYLEDPVATAEAIDPQGWLHTGDLGTVDAAGRLRIVGRKKDMFIVGGFNAYPAEIEGFLLEHPAIAQAAVIGVPDERLGQVGKAFVVAKAPAIDPGEPLNADIVIAWCRSRMAGFKVPRYVEFLDELPLNATGKVMKDRLQDATR
- a CDS encoding enoyl-CoA hydratase/isomerase family protein → MVDLDIADGLAIITIDRPHARNAISLDTMDQLDAALDSAEGAQALALTGAGEKAFVSGGDLKELSALRTEEQAAGMALRMRSICDRIAGFPAPVVAALNGHALGGGAEFAVAADIRLAADDIKIGFNQVALAIMPAWGGAERLVDLVGYSRALLLAGTGRILTAPDAERIGLIDQVIPRASFDEQWRLVARSLATAPAREVKRVMRGVPTTDAVAAFARLWVSDEHWAAADRVLKKSP